Proteins from one Gibbsiella quercinecans genomic window:
- a CDS encoding ABC transporter substrate-binding protein, with amino-acid sequence MKNTTFASRLRKGILFSLVAGLAFSAQAKIDHVRFVVDPTYPPFESKNPQGQLVGFDIDLGNALCAQMQVKCTWVEGQFDGMIPGLKARKFDAILSDMGITEERLKQIDFTVPLYDTKTQLLARKGMNLLPTAESLKGKNIGVAQGTVQERYAHAKWQPFGVNVISYADQSQVESDLVSGRLDASFTDAAQAAIGFLKQPQGQDFELAGPMVEDPIIGPGTAIGLRKGDTELKNALDTAFAELKKNGTFDTLQKKYFETDISIKQ; translated from the coding sequence ATGAAAAACACAACGTTCGCATCACGCCTTCGCAAGGGAATTCTGTTTAGCCTGGTCGCCGGGTTGGCTTTTAGCGCCCAGGCCAAAATCGATCACGTCCGCTTTGTGGTCGATCCAACCTATCCGCCGTTTGAATCCAAAAACCCGCAGGGTCAACTGGTGGGTTTTGATATCGATTTGGGCAACGCGCTTTGCGCGCAGATGCAGGTGAAATGCACCTGGGTGGAAGGCCAGTTTGATGGCATGATCCCCGGCCTGAAGGCGCGTAAATTCGACGCTATTCTTTCCGATATGGGCATCACCGAAGAGCGCCTGAAACAGATCGACTTCACCGTGCCGCTGTACGACACCAAGACCCAGCTTTTGGCGCGCAAGGGCATGAACTTGCTGCCGACGGCGGAATCCCTGAAAGGGAAAAACATCGGGGTGGCGCAGGGCACGGTGCAGGAACGCTATGCCCATGCCAAGTGGCAGCCTTTTGGTGTTAACGTGATTTCGTACGCCGATCAGAGCCAGGTGGAAAGCGATCTGGTTTCCGGCCGTCTTGACGCCTCATTTACCGACGCTGCACAGGCCGCTATCGGCTTCCTGAAACAGCCGCAGGGGCAGGACTTTGAACTGGCCGGCCCGATGGTGGAAGACCCTATTATTGGCCCCGGCACGGCGATTGGCCTGCGTAAAGGCGACACCGAGCTGAAAAACGCATTGGATACCGCTTTTGCCGAGCTGAAGAAAAACGGCACCTTCGATACCTTGCAGAAGAAATATTTCGAGACGGATATTTCCATCAAGCAATAA
- a CDS encoding succinylglutamate desuccinylase/aspartoacylase family protein produces the protein MQQQRHPLLSPSLGTQREIISYHYGPANAERQVYIQASLHGDELPGMVAAWVLKHKLQQLEQHGFLQTQITLVPVANPIALNQHWHGSHLGRFETDSGQDFNRRFPSPGAVVAPMVAPDLGADCAANRRVIRRALARYFDQQQPQTELESQRLVLMRMACQADLMLDLHCDWEAVAHLYTTPGAWPAIEPLARYLGSDVQLLADVSGGEPFDESCGEPWRYLQQAFGDRFPMPEGPQPVTLELRGVRDVSLRQAEQDADAIIHALIHAGYIRGEAPPLPALRNSATPLAGCEYITCPHAGVILHLRELGEWIHPGEAVAEILDPLTDRLTPLVAQYGGLLYARHWMRYATAGMLITRLAGEDAGREGALLVP, from the coding sequence ATGCAACAACAACGCCATCCTTTACTTTCCCCCTCGCTGGGGACACAGCGCGAGATTATCAGTTACCACTACGGCCCCGCCAACGCTGAACGCCAGGTCTATATCCAGGCCAGCCTGCACGGCGATGAGCTGCCCGGCATGGTGGCGGCATGGGTGCTTAAGCACAAACTGCAGCAGTTGGAGCAACATGGCTTCCTGCAGACGCAGATTACGCTGGTGCCCGTCGCCAACCCGATCGCCCTGAACCAGCACTGGCATGGCAGCCATCTTGGCCGCTTCGAGACCGATTCCGGGCAGGATTTCAATCGCCGCTTCCCATCGCCCGGCGCGGTAGTGGCGCCGATGGTGGCGCCTGATTTGGGGGCGGACTGTGCGGCCAACCGCCGGGTTATCCGCCGGGCGCTGGCGCGCTATTTTGACCAGCAGCAGCCCCAAACGGAGCTGGAGTCGCAGCGCCTGGTGCTGATGCGCATGGCATGTCAGGCCGATCTGATGCTGGATCTGCACTGCGACTGGGAAGCGGTGGCGCATCTTTACACCACCCCCGGCGCCTGGCCGGCTATCGAACCGCTGGCGCGCTATTTGGGCAGCGACGTGCAACTGCTGGCCGATGTCTCGGGCGGGGAGCCTTTCGACGAATCCTGCGGCGAGCCGTGGCGCTATTTGCAGCAGGCCTTTGGCGATCGTTTCCCGATGCCGGAAGGGCCGCAGCCGGTGACGCTGGAACTGCGCGGCGTGCGTGATGTTTCGCTGCGGCAGGCCGAGCAGGACGCCGACGCCATTATTCACGCCCTGATCCACGCCGGCTATATCCGTGGCGAAGCGCCGCCGTTGCCTGCATTGCGCAATTCCGCCACGCCGCTGGCCGGGTGTGAATACATCACCTGCCCGCACGCCGGGGTGATATTGCACCTGCGTGAACTGGGGGAATGGATTCATCCCGGCGAAGCGGTGGCTGAAATTCTCGATCCGTTGACCGATCGGCTGACGCCGCTGGTGGCGCAATACGGTGGCCTGCTCTATGCCCGCCACTGGATGCGTTATGCCACCGCTGGCATGCTGATCACCCGCCTGGCCGGGGAAGACGCTGGCCGGGAAGGGGCGTTGTTGGTTCCCTGA
- a CDS encoding SDR family oxidoreductase: protein MAALNNKHLVIIGGSSGIGFTIAQQAAAEGAVLTLVGRDPQRLAAAKEKLAAQGGQVKATLQVDAHDHAALTALFAQIEPCDHLVSMVGDAMGGGFVSAEMAVIEQVMYSKFLTNVLIGKLAADKVRRGGSILFTSGTGGKPQHACASYVGNLGIKALAEGLAAELAPNIRVNTVAPTWTVTPFWRHQAAEDVEQTRRHFAEVIPLGRTATLDELASAYVFLMKNDFITGQQLAVDGGIMLG, encoded by the coding sequence ATGGCTGCATTAAACAACAAACATCTGGTGATCATCGGCGGCAGTTCTGGCATTGGTTTCACCATTGCGCAGCAGGCGGCGGCCGAAGGCGCGGTTTTAACACTCGTTGGCCGCGATCCACAACGCCTGGCGGCGGCGAAAGAAAAGCTGGCCGCGCAGGGTGGGCAGGTTAAGGCTACCCTGCAGGTGGATGCGCACGACCATGCGGCGCTCACGGCGCTGTTTGCACAGATTGAACCCTGCGATCACCTGGTTTCGATGGTGGGGGATGCCATGGGCGGTGGCTTTGTGAGCGCCGAAATGGCGGTGATTGAGCAAGTGATGTATTCCAAATTCCTCACCAATGTGCTGATCGGCAAGCTGGCGGCCGATAAGGTGCGCCGCGGCGGCAGCATCCTGTTTACCTCCGGCACCGGCGGCAAACCGCAGCATGCCTGCGCCAGCTATGTCGGCAATCTGGGAATTAAAGCGCTGGCGGAAGGGCTGGCCGCCGAGCTGGCGCCAAACATTCGCGTAAACACCGTGGCCCCCACCTGGACCGTCACCCCGTTTTGGCGCCACCAAGCAGCGGAAGACGTGGAGCAGACGCGCCGGCATTTTGCCGAGGTTATTCCGCTGGGGCGCACGGCGACGCTGGATGAACTGGCTTCCGCCTATGTATTTTTAATGAAAAACGATTTTATTACCGGGCAGCAACTGGCGGTGGACGGCGGCATTATGCTGGGCTAA
- a CDS encoding siderophore-interacting protein — translation MHNSKQQDNGRAPQRVRNELRFRQVEVIAKQQIAGCFYRIEFGGEALAGFSSRGFDDHIKVFFPDPAGGELHLPEITEQGIVWPEGARPAGRDYTPLVFDAQQNRLTIDFYIHPGGIASDWAARAEPGDTLLFGGPRGSLIVPADYAFQLYVCDETGLPAVKRRLQNMQASTAKLFAFTDEAVGRAYLGELDGVQACWLGSGNMQAANLAGLMAELNQLDVPADDYFIWLTGEGAAVKTLSDYFIEQRKRDAAFVRAVAYWHQK, via the coding sequence TTGCATAACAGTAAGCAACAGGATAACGGCCGTGCGCCGCAGCGGGTGCGCAACGAACTGCGTTTTCGCCAGGTTGAAGTGATCGCCAAACAGCAGATCGCCGGCTGCTTTTACCGCATTGAGTTTGGCGGCGAAGCGCTGGCGGGCTTTAGCTCGCGGGGATTTGACGACCATATCAAAGTGTTCTTTCCCGATCCTGCCGGCGGTGAGCTGCATCTGCCGGAAATTACCGAGCAGGGTATCGTCTGGCCTGAAGGAGCGCGCCCGGCGGGGCGTGATTACACGCCGCTGGTGTTCGATGCGCAGCAAAACCGCCTGACGATCGATTTTTACATCCACCCGGGCGGTATTGCCAGCGATTGGGCGGCGCGCGCCGAGCCTGGCGATACGCTGTTGTTCGGCGGCCCGCGCGGCTCGTTAATCGTCCCGGCCGATTACGCCTTCCAACTGTATGTGTGCGATGAAACCGGCCTGCCGGCGGTGAAACGCCGCCTGCAGAATATGCAGGCCAGCACAGCGAAGCTATTCGCCTTTACCGATGAAGCGGTTGGCCGCGCCTATCTGGGCGAGCTTGATGGTGTGCAGGCATGCTGGTTGGGCAGCGGCAACATGCAGGCGGCAAACCTGGCCGGGTTGATGGCCGAACTGAACCAACTTGATGTGCCGGCCGACGATTATTTTATCTGGCTGACCGGGGAAGGGGCGGCGGTTAAGACCCTGAGTGACTATTTCATCGAGCAGCGTAAACGGGACGCCGCTTTCGTGCGCGCCGTGGCGTACTGGCACCAGAAATAG
- a CDS encoding hemin-degrading factor, with product MSSRYQHYLALKAEHPKKYARDLAALMGISEAELTLARTAADAIALKPDFSDILHALESVGETKNITRNEYAVHEQVGAYSNLKLGQHAGLVLNPRALDLRLFPHLWHSAFSLTEQTARGERQSLQFFDRHGDAVLKVYATENTDMAAWAALIARFTQSAPESLALAPVEAPQYQAHPDAAAIEQQWRAMTDVHQFFVLLKQHNISRQQAFRAVSSDLAWQVSNQALRQVLESALQDGNEMMVFVGNRGCVQIFTGVIEKVVTMEQWINVFNPQFTLHLREDCIVESWITRKPTADGFVTSLELFAADGTQIAQLYGQRSEGQPEQEKWREQVAALSAVGAA from the coding sequence ATGAGCAGCCGTTACCAACATTATTTGGCATTAAAAGCCGAACACCCTAAAAAATACGCCCGAGATCTGGCTGCGCTGATGGGGATCAGTGAAGCCGAACTGACGTTGGCGCGCACCGCCGCCGACGCCATCGCCCTGAAGCCGGATTTCAGTGACATCCTGCATGCGCTGGAAAGCGTTGGGGAAACCAAAAACATTACCCGCAATGAGTATGCGGTGCACGAGCAGGTTGGCGCATACAGCAATCTGAAGCTGGGCCAGCATGCCGGCCTGGTGCTGAACCCGCGTGCGCTGGATTTGCGCCTGTTCCCGCACCTGTGGCACAGCGCATTTTCACTCACCGAGCAGACTGCTCGCGGTGAACGCCAGAGCCTGCAATTCTTTGATCGCCACGGCGATGCCGTGCTGAAAGTCTACGCCACGGAAAATACCGATATGGCCGCCTGGGCCGCGTTGATTGCGCGCTTCACCCAATCCGCACCAGAAAGCCTGGCGCTGGCACCAGTGGAAGCGCCGCAGTATCAGGCCCATCCCGATGCCGCCGCGATTGAGCAACAGTGGCGGGCAATGACCGATGTGCACCAGTTCTTCGTGTTGCTCAAGCAGCATAATATTTCTCGCCAGCAGGCGTTCCGTGCCGTGAGCAGCGATCTGGCCTGGCAGGTAAGCAACCAGGCGCTGCGTCAGGTGCTGGAAAGCGCACTGCAGGACGGCAATGAAATGATGGTCTTTGTCGGCAACCGCGGCTGCGTGCAGATTTTCACCGGTGTGATTGAGAAAGTGGTGACGATGGAGCAATGGATTAACGTGTTTAACCCACAGTTTACCCTGCACCTGCGTGAAGATTGCATTGTTGAAAGCTGGATCACGCGTAAACCGACTGCGGACGGTTTTGTCACCAGCCTGGAGCTGTTTGCCGCCGATGGCACGCAAATTGCCCAGCTGTACGGCCAGCGTAGCGAAGGGCAGCCCGAGCAAGAGAAGTGGCGTGAGCAGGTTGCCGCACTCAGCGCGGTGGGTGCCGCCTAA
- a CDS encoding GlcG/HbpS family heme-binding protein, with the protein MDRQTDERAVLAVAQKKLTITLVGARKAIAAAQQVAAESGWHISVAVVDRAGELVALERCDTAIGISPNVALGKARTAALLEAPSKAFETFINGGQPSFLATPGVTPLEGGVPVLLDGVVIGAVGVSGAHGANDSLVAETAAAAVSA; encoded by the coding sequence ATGGACAGACAAACCGATGAGCGTGCCGTCCTGGCCGTCGCGCAGAAAAAACTGACGATTACCCTGGTGGGCGCGCGCAAGGCAATCGCCGCCGCGCAACAGGTAGCGGCAGAAAGTGGTTGGCACATCAGTGTTGCGGTGGTCGATCGCGCGGGTGAACTGGTGGCGCTGGAGCGTTGCGATACGGCGATCGGCATCAGCCCCAATGTCGCTCTGGGTAAGGCGCGCACGGCGGCCTTACTGGAAGCGCCGTCAAAAGCATTCGAAACCTTTATCAACGGCGGCCAGCCCAGTTTTCTCGCCACGCCCGGCGTGACGCCGCTGGAAGGCGGGGTGCCTGTGTTGCTGGACGGGGTGGTGATTGGTGCGGTTGGCGTGAGTGGCGCCCACGGCGCCAACGATTCTTTGGTTGCTGAAACCGCCGCGGCGGCGGTCAGTGCGTGA
- a CDS encoding APC family permease, producing MAEEITDKRKLGLWQVVIIGVAYMTPMTVFDTFGIVSGITAGRVPLAYLLALVAVLLTALSYGRMVRAFPEAGSAYTYTRKTCGNHAGFMVGWASLLDYMLLPMINALLAGIYLKSLFPQLPPWLWIVLFTTLVTWINSRNIKLLANLNFLFVGAPVLLMCVFVLLVIQGVSHQAGSDAVWTLKPLLNDNSSIIPLISGAAVLCFSFLGFDAVTTLSDETHEPRRVIPRAVFLTALIGGAIFFIASWFIQLYFPTNAAFKNPSEAMPEIVLYVGGAFFQSVFLVAILVNTLASGLASHASAARLLHIMGRDGIFPGAFFSYIHPRLGSPLYCVLFVGGLAMSAVFFGLDTAVSLISFGALVAFTAVNVSVIALFAIRNRKLTNAREYLYNLLLPLLGIISVGGMWINLDKDAMLLGLVWSAIGLGWVVWFWITKRELVFS from the coding sequence ATGGCTGAAGAAATAACAGACAAAAGAAAGCTGGGTTTGTGGCAAGTGGTGATTATTGGGGTGGCCTATATGACCCCAATGACCGTGTTTGATACGTTTGGCATCGTCTCTGGCATCACCGCCGGCCGCGTGCCGCTAGCCTATCTGCTGGCATTGGTCGCCGTATTGCTGACGGCGCTCAGCTACGGAAGAATGGTCAGAGCATTTCCCGAAGCAGGCTCCGCCTATACCTATACGCGTAAAACCTGCGGCAACCATGCGGGCTTTATGGTTGGCTGGGCTTCCCTGCTGGACTATATGCTATTACCGATGATCAATGCCTTGTTAGCCGGTATCTACCTGAAATCGCTGTTCCCGCAGTTGCCGCCCTGGCTTTGGATCGTGCTGTTCACTACGCTGGTCACCTGGATCAACAGCCGCAATATCAAGCTGCTGGCGAACCTCAACTTTTTATTTGTCGGTGCGCCGGTGCTGCTGATGTGCGTGTTTGTGCTGCTGGTGATCCAGGGCGTCAGCCACCAGGCCGGCAGCGATGCAGTCTGGACGCTGAAACCGCTGTTGAACGACAATAGCAGTATTATTCCGTTAATCAGCGGCGCGGCCGTGCTGTGCTTTTCTTTCCTGGGGTTCGATGCGGTCACCACGCTTTCCGATGAAACCCATGAGCCGCGGCGCGTTATCCCACGTGCAGTATTTTTAACCGCACTGATTGGCGGCGCCATTTTCTTTATCGCCTCATGGTTTATCCAACTCTATTTCCCGACCAATGCAGCGTTCAAAAACCCTTCGGAAGCGATGCCGGAAATCGTGCTCTATGTGGGCGGCGCCTTCTTCCAATCGGTTTTTCTGGTTGCCATTCTGGTGAACACCTTGGCTTCAGGGCTGGCCTCCCATGCCAGCGCCGCGCGGTTGCTGCATATCATGGGGCGCGACGGTATTTTCCCCGGCGCATTTTTCAGCTATATCCACCCGCGCCTGGGCAGCCCGCTGTATTGCGTACTGTTCGTGGGCGGCCTGGCGATGAGCGCCGTCTTCTTTGGCCTGGATACCGCCGTGTCGCTGATAAGCTTTGGCGCACTAGTGGCCTTTACCGCGGTTAACGTTTCAGTGATTGCGCTGTTTGCCATCAGAAACCGCAAGCTCACCAACGCCAGGGAGTACCTGTACAACCTGCTGTTGCCGCTGCTGGGGATTATCAGCGTGGGAGGGATGTGGATTAATCTGGACAAGGATGCGATGCTCCTGGGCCTAGTCTGGTCCGCCATCGGCCTGGGCTGGGTGGTCTGGTTCTGGATCACCAAAAGAGAGCTGGTGTTTTCATAA
- a CDS encoding TonB-dependent receptor domain-containing protein has protein sequence MLTSTKYQGYTKQRLMKLAVLAAAIHCACGYAATGASTGSNTQDQTATAKKTANTDADITVTATPLPKEAGSKTTITAAQMQQEGGNDFGTIMRYQPLVTATGAAGGSGTGKSGFDRSGYTGYNIRGLEANRVSIDIDGVELPSATGRSYVSRAGTGTFGIGRDYIDPYMYGSVDITPGATEASNANQALGGAVSFRSKSADDYLSPTKSTYFGYQSDYDSSNRSWHNGFTAAGGDETLRGLVAYSRRDGQETRNNSGTVDASPANWHSDAFLASGIWRVNDAHQLTGTFDYYNKTNHTHSDAWNSAGSATIGTNEQTSKTRRWAASLEDLWTPDASWIDVIDSKVFYTSTEAHDRTYGPNTLGTSLVTTYSNYDTKTYGFETKMSKEWGIHEFRWGLNARTSKTERPFNQDPTQSSYTYIMQPEANSESYNLGAFAQDTMTWNLAGHNFSVVPAVRVAYQKTKPDDLSTLANSSLTESELQTLYGSTSDTQVLPSLSFLYDITPKLTTYIQYKRGAQFPNASQMYGSWNLSSSYAGSNQYALIGNADLKTETSNNFEWGLKGEAVEGITISTAAFYNSYKNFIDYSRYTRAANPERFTNIPSNIYIAYQAENRDKAYIYGGEISAKFNFGTWFQQVDGLSARLAYGMAEGAAKSSYLGDKYVDLASVAPMRAIVGVAYDDPSQVYGAALTATFNKGKRATATNRESYNNTGTAITDSTTEYMKVPGYGLLDFTAYYRVTKNVKVSGGVYNITDRKYWDYLSSRDIENSTNQDLNDQALAVQPGRTFQLGVNVDF, from the coding sequence ATGCTCACATCCACGAAATATCAGGGATATACAAAGCAGAGGCTGATGAAATTGGCGGTTTTGGCCGCAGCTATTCACTGTGCGTGTGGCTATGCCGCAACGGGCGCCAGTACTGGCAGCAATACACAAGACCAAACTGCCACAGCGAAAAAAACCGCTAATACCGATGCGGATATTACGGTAACTGCTACCCCATTGCCAAAAGAGGCTGGCAGCAAAACCACCATTACCGCTGCACAAATGCAGCAGGAAGGCGGTAATGATTTCGGCACCATCATGCGTTACCAGCCGTTGGTGACGGCTACCGGCGCGGCCGGCGGTTCCGGTACCGGCAAGAGCGGTTTCGATCGCAGCGGCTATACCGGTTATAACATCCGCGGCCTGGAGGCCAACCGAGTTTCTATCGACATTGACGGGGTTGAATTGCCAAGCGCCACCGGGCGTAGCTATGTTAGCCGCGCCGGCACCGGCACCTTCGGCATCGGCCGTGACTATATCGATCCGTACATGTACGGATCGGTGGATATCACCCCGGGCGCAACCGAAGCCTCTAACGCTAACCAAGCGCTTGGCGGCGCGGTGTCATTCCGTTCAAAATCTGCCGACGATTACCTGTCGCCGACCAAATCCACTTACTTTGGTTACCAGAGCGATTACGATTCATCTAACCGTAGCTGGCACAACGGCTTCACGGCCGCAGGCGGCGATGAGACGTTGCGTGGCCTGGTGGCTTACAGCCGCCGCGACGGCCAGGAAACCCGCAATAACAGCGGCACGGTAGACGCTAGCCCGGCAAACTGGCACTCCGACGCGTTTTTGGCTTCGGGCATCTGGCGGGTTAACGACGCGCACCAGTTGACCGGTACTTTTGATTACTATAACAAAACCAATCACACGCATTCCGATGCCTGGAACAGTGCCGGCAGCGCGACCATTGGCACCAACGAGCAGACCAGCAAAACCCGCCGCTGGGCCGCCAGCCTGGAGGATCTCTGGACGCCGGATGCCAGCTGGATTGATGTGATCGACAGTAAAGTCTTCTATACAAGCACCGAAGCGCATGACCGCACCTATGGGCCGAACACCCTCGGCACCAGCCTGGTCACCACCTATTCGAATTACGATACCAAAACCTATGGTTTTGAAACCAAGATGTCGAAAGAGTGGGGGATTCACGAGTTCCGCTGGGGCCTGAATGCCCGCACCAGCAAAACCGAGCGCCCATTCAACCAGGATCCGACGCAGAGCTCCTATACCTACATCATGCAGCCTGAAGCAAACAGCGAGAGTTACAACCTCGGCGCGTTTGCACAAGACACCATGACCTGGAATTTGGCCGGCCACAACTTCTCGGTGGTGCCAGCGGTGCGCGTGGCTTACCAGAAAACCAAACCGGACGATCTTTCCACGCTGGCCAACAGTTCTCTGACCGAATCCGAACTGCAAACGCTGTACGGTTCAACCAGCGATACGCAGGTGCTGCCGTCCCTGAGCTTCCTGTATGACATTACGCCAAAACTGACCACCTACATCCAATATAAGCGTGGCGCCCAGTTCCCGAATGCCAGCCAAATGTACGGCTCATGGAACCTGAGTTCCAGCTATGCGGGTAGCAACCAGTATGCGCTGATCGGCAACGCCGATCTGAAAACGGAAACCAGCAACAACTTCGAATGGGGCTTGAAAGGCGAAGCGGTTGAAGGGATCACCATCAGCACGGCGGCGTTCTACAACAGCTATAAAAACTTTATCGATTACTCGCGCTATACGCGTGCGGCGAATCCTGAGCGGTTCACCAATATCCCAAGCAATATCTATATTGCCTATCAGGCTGAAAACCGCGACAAGGCGTATATCTACGGTGGCGAGATCAGCGCCAAATTCAACTTCGGCACCTGGTTCCAACAGGTTGACGGCTTGAGCGCCCGTCTGGCGTATGGCATGGCCGAAGGGGCGGCGAAATCCAGCTACCTGGGCGATAAATACGTTGATCTGGCGAGCGTTGCGCCAATGCGTGCGATTGTGGGCGTTGCGTATGACGATCCGAGCCAGGTATACGGCGCTGCGCTGACCGCAACCTTCAACAAGGGTAAACGCGCGACGGCCACCAACCGTGAAAGTTACAACAACACCGGTACGGCAATCACTGATTCCACCACGGAATACATGAAAGTGCCTGGCTACGGCCTGCTTGACTTCACCGCTTACTACCGCGTGACCAAAAACGTGAAGGTTAGCGGCGGCGTTTACAACATTACTGACCGTAAATACTGGGATTATCTCAGCAGCCGTGATATCGAAAACTCAACCAACCAGGATCTGAACGATCAGGCTCTGGCGGTACAACCAGGCCGTACCTTCCAGTTAGGTGTGAACGTTGATTTCTGA
- a CDS encoding sensor domain-containing diguanylate cyclase — MKELFEREKGGGIQSHQDLFIILDALPLPISWATLPDGKIQFTNRAFKKIFGYEDNQFTEVIDWVESTYINESERRLAINHWKKLWTPQSTGVSEVAPFDIQVKTAYGTVLFVQHRGIILHDINIGIAIFEDITARKLAESYLQRIAYEDALTGLANRHALQMHWDAMHAGKVAEVPKRQALLLFDLDGFKQVNDRYGHDVGDGLLIIVAEEIKRCCRQQDFVCRLGGDEFLILLSDFSDTAVVEKICRDIEAAFTTPFIVGEHSLSLGASIGISLYPEQATSLRELFKKADQALYRLKRSRKGGWAWFAPPK; from the coding sequence ATGAAAGAATTATTTGAGCGGGAGAAAGGCGGGGGGATCCAATCTCATCAAGATTTGTTTATCATCCTGGATGCCTTACCGCTGCCCATTTCATGGGCGACGCTACCCGATGGAAAAATACAATTCACCAACCGCGCTTTCAAAAAAATATTCGGTTATGAAGACAACCAATTCACTGAAGTGATTGACTGGGTTGAAAGCACTTATATTAATGAAAGCGAGCGCCGGCTTGCCATCAACCATTGGAAAAAACTGTGGACACCGCAATCAACCGGGGTGTCTGAAGTCGCGCCGTTCGACATACAGGTAAAAACCGCCTATGGCACGGTACTGTTCGTTCAGCACCGCGGGATTATCCTGCACGATATCAACATCGGCATTGCGATCTTTGAAGACATTACCGCCCGCAAGCTTGCCGAGAGCTATCTGCAGCGTATCGCCTATGAAGACGCGTTAACCGGGTTGGCTAACCGCCATGCGTTGCAAATGCATTGGGACGCCATGCATGCGGGTAAGGTTGCCGAGGTTCCCAAGCGGCAGGCGCTGTTGCTGTTCGATCTGGACGGCTTTAAACAGGTTAACGATCGCTACGGCCACGATGTGGGCGATGGGTTGCTGATTATTGTCGCCGAGGAGATAAAGCGATGTTGCCGCCAACAGGATTTCGTCTGCCGCCTGGGCGGCGATGAGTTTCTGATTTTGCTCTCGGACTTCAGCGATACGGCAGTGGTGGAAAAAATCTGCCGCGATATTGAAGCGGCGTTCACCACGCCGTTTATCGTTGGGGAGCACAGCCTTTCGCTTGGCGCCAGCATCGGCATCAGCCTGTATCCCGAACAGGCCACCAGCCTGCGCGAGCTGTTCAAAAAAGCCGATCAGGCGCTGTACCGCCTTAAACGTTCGCGAAAAGGCGGCTGGGCCTGGTTTGCCCCGCCGAAATAA